Within Vicia villosa cultivar HV-30 ecotype Madison, WI linkage group LG1, Vvil1.0, whole genome shotgun sequence, the genomic segment tgtctttagactttgaagtgctttgagcgtgataccatcagttcATGTtatgattctgcaggaccatcttctgatgtcttgccagaccatgttctgatgaagtcatccagaacttctgggtcagtatttctgaatgctgatttgtgcatactcttttatacttttcctgaaatggaaaacgtaaaggattagagtaccacattgtcttatacaaaattcatacttaatgttatcatcaaaactaagaatattgatcagaacatttcttgttctaacatattgtCAAGATCAAGGTATATGTCATCAAAAGTCTCCTCCAAAGACACCACAATTGAATGGTTTAGCCGAAAGAATGAATAGAACTTTGGTGGAAAGGGTGAGATGTTTACTTTTTCAATTATAGCTTCCGAAATAATTTTGGGGAGAAGCATTGGGCATGGTTGTGCATCTTTTAAACCTCACTCCATGTGTTCCGTTGAAGTTTGATGTTCCAAATGATGTTTGGAGTGGTAAAGATGTTTCCTACGACCATCTTCGGGTGTTTGGGTGCATGACTTATGTGTATATTTCGAAGCATGAGAGATCAAAATTATATGAGAAGTTAAAGAAATGTGTGTTTGTTGGGTATGGACTTGATGAGTTTGGGTATCGATTTTTTATCCAGTTCAACAAAAGCTTGTTCCTAGTCGTGATGTCGTATTCATGGAGGATTATACCATTGAGGACATCGACAAAGTTGAGAATAAAGATCcgatttttgaagatgaagaaatggttGATACATATTCAACTACTATTGCTCCTACCACTATCACTTTCGAAGATGTTCCAATTGAAAATTAAGGTGTGAATTTGAATAATGATAATGTTTTAAATCCTAATGATATTGTTGATGTAGGTGCTACGGAAGACATTGTGGAAAATGAAGAGGATCAAGAGGTTGAAAGTGATGAGAAATCGATCACTTCTAATGAGTTGAGGCGGTATATTCGTGATAAAAGGCCTTTTGTTCGATACCCCTCGAACGAGTATGTTTTTCTTATCGATGGTGGAGAACCCGAAAATTTAAAGAAGTTTTGGAGGATGAGAACAAAAAGGAGTTGATGGATTCCATGGATGATGAAATTTAATCACTTTGTGAGAACAATACCTTTGAGTTAGTGAAGTTTCCAAAGGGTAAGAAAGGATTGAAGAATAGATGGGTTTATTGGGTTAAGCAAGATGAGTGTATTTCTCAAAGAAGATTCAAATCTCGTTTGGTGGTAAAAGGTTTTAAACAACGGGAAGGTGTTGATTTTGGAGAGATTTTTGCTCCAGTTGTGAAGATGCAATTTATTCGAAGACGACTTGGAAGTATAACAAATGGAGGTGAAGACGACTTTCCTTCACGGTGATCtacatgaagaaatttacatggaCCAACCGGATGGATTCctaaaaaagggaaaagaagacTATGTTTAAAAATTGGTAAAAAGTCTTTTGGTTTGAAATAAGCACCTCGCCAATGGTATCAAAAGTTAAACTCGATGATGATTAAACATGGGTACAAGATGACCAAGGTCGATCATTGTGTGTTTTCTGGAATTTCTCCGAAGGTGATTTCAATATTctcttgctttatgtggatgatatgctaATTGTTGGAAAGAATGTTTCAAGAATTAAATAGTTGAAGAATATTTTGAGTGAATCTTTTGTTATGAAGAATTTAGGAGAGGCTCAGAAAATACTTGGTATTAAAATGGTTCGAGATCGAAATGAGAAGAAGTTGTACTTGTCATAGGAAAAGTATGTGGAAAAAGTCCTTCGGTGTTTTAGTATGGATCAGGCTAAAGCGGTGAGCATTCCACTTGCTGCTCATTTCAAGCTTAGTAATAAATTATGTCCATCTACGAATGAAGAAAAGTTCAGTATGAAGAACATTCTGTACTTGTGGCCGTTGGTAGTTTGATGTATGTCATAGTTTGTACAAGAATTGATATTGTTCATGTCATGGGAATGGTGAGTCGTTATCTCTCAAATCTGGGAAAAGATCATCGAGAGACCGTGAAGTGGGTGATGAGATATTTGTGTGGCACTTCAAATTTGAGACTAACTTTGGGATGCAAGAGGCCTATAATGGTTTGATATACAGATTCGGATTTGGCCAGAAGCTTGGATGACTGAAAATCTACTTCAGGATATATGGTGACTTTTGTCGGGGAAGTCGTGGCTTGACAATCACAACTAAAAAAGTGTGTCGCACTCTCTACTATCGAAGTCGAGTTTATAGTCTTCGTGGAAACGTCAAAAGAGTTGTTAAGGTTAAGAAAATTTGCAATGACATCAAAATCCCGCAGCTCCAAGTACTCAGTCCCACGAAATCGAAGCTTGCATAAAATCCAACGGTTGGATCGTCCTGAAGTTTTGACACAACATTCATGACTTATAAGAGCGCATTTTGAACGGTGGTAATTGGATTCCAAGCTTTCTAAGTTGATTTGTCGAGTTCATCTTTGAGGTCAGAACTTTTTGgtgtttttttgaattattttgtctcttttgatATTTGTTGTATTCCAAGATTGATTGTAaatcttgatgatgttgatgtACACCTCTAACTAATGTGAGAGAACCTTATTTGTACTCGTTATTGATTATAGTGGAGATTTTAAGTGGCATATGAGTCCCGTGATTTTTTACTCCTAGTTAACGGAAATTTTTTATACTGTGTTGTTTGATGTATTTTCTTATTGATTTTCGTTGCATGtgatatttaagaaaatttatgttGTTGAGTTTTTTCTATTATGTTTGTGATTTCCTTCCCACACATGTTGCACCATAGCTCTACGGTTTGTGAGATTCTATAATAATTTTCTATCATCATTAATCACTCTTTCTCTTCTTGAATGCGAGCCGACATTGAATCGCCACAACATCTCATTGTATATTCGTGTTAGTATATCTTGATATACTAGATTTATGGAGACTATATCAAATCCAAGAATGTTAATTTTCTGTCAATAATTAAAACCAACTACCAAAAAGTATTTAGTTAATAAACTTATATGTTAACTTTACGATTCACGTTGATATATCTTGATACGTACTATCCATAATAGCAAGACGATTGTTTCACTCATCTTCATTCCAATTATTACAACTCATTCTCCATTTACAGGTTTGCGGTTTCAGAGCAAATATACTCTCAAACTTCTATAGGGTATGGTtggttttaaataataaaaaaaaaggcaAGAGAGAATTAGTTGAAAGAGAAATAAGGATGACATTTTTATATTGATGCCCCTATTTCTATTGATTCAGTACTTTTTAGTCTCACTTctgcatttcttttatttttcctaatACTAAACAATacctaaaactttttttctttcacaCTTTATTTTCTCTAAACAACCAATCACACCGATAGAGATTTCAAATGTGTATCTTTCAAACATTATAATTGATTGTGGTAGCAAAGCAAAAACTGAACAAATTATTCTCACAACCTTCCTTTGGATGGTCCACCCCTTACTTATTTCAGTTGACTATCTGCCTTTTAAAACCTAAATAAGATCTTATTGCTTAAAAGAGATCTTAAATGGTACCatgttaaattataaaatttattttctcaCCAAACAATTAGATCGTAAACTTCACAGAAATTATAATTGAACACCATACAGGGTTGAAAAAGCCGTGAAACTGTTGAAACGAGCTGAGAGATAAAGGTATACAGGGTCGAAAAATTGATGTTATAACATAATTCTATACTTTAGGATGCACCCTGTCATATCTACTCAGGAACAATTTTACCCACTAAAAGATATAAATGTATTCACCCACTAAAAGATATAAATGTATGCAATTCATCAGTAACGAGAATGTTTCTACACATGAATGGATCTATTCTCTCATCTTAAGTTGTTTCATAAATCCTCTCAAACAGTCTCACAAATAGAAATAAGTTCGAATAAGCCTTACCATTTAAGAAGTTATATATAAGCTATGTATATTGACTGCGTATACAGCCCTTTTTGTTTAAGAACAAATCCTTCGAAATTCAGGACTGCTTGAAGGACAGGTGCTTCCTTTCCCTCTACATGATTGCATCTATGTGCAAAATCTCGCAACAAAAGAATAAAGTATTGAAATTGCACAGGACAACATATACATAACATATACATCTCATACACTACAGATAATGTGTCTAAACAACTGTATGCAGTATGAACTAAGATTGTACAAATCTCAGACGCTGGCATCACTGACATTTTCAGTGGCTTAATCTTTCCCATCAAGGCAAGGAAACTACTACTAAAATTATCATATATACCTATGGAGAGGGAAAGAGAAACCCAAGAGGTAACATAAGAAATATCATGACAGTTTTAAGGTGAATGAGACTCAAGTACTTGTCAAATTGACTGCAACATTTGACTACAACAACAGATAATTAATTTTGACCCTGCCTTCCTGAGTGGTATGCACCCCTACCATTGGAATCTGTCCTCACTCTCTCCCAAGCACGAGAAGAACCCACTTCGCCTCTAACTTGGGACGAGCCCACGGGATGACTATGCTCGGATGAAGGGAGAAGGAAACCTCCCTGCCCAGCATGCTCAGCTTGTCTACTATGGCCAGCTCCTACAACACAAAAGAACATATTAAAATGACTTACAAATGGTGTACTgctattttgaagaaaaaaatgaaattcaaCAGACGAGGTATATTAGCACAGAACAATCTCATAAAACACTATTCATGACTTTTCATAAAATTCTACACATAAAATTCTACACATAAAATTCTACAGTGGTTTTGCTGCCTTTTCatgtaaaaatatgaaaaagagtGAGGcaggaaatttgaaaataaatttggtAAAACAAATCTTATGAGTACATTATTATTCACTAATAAATTTGAATTCTACAATGTTTTTTCTGCCTTTTCATGTAAAAATATGAAAAACAGTGAggcagaaaatttgaaaagaaaattggaaaaacaaatcttaagagtaaattattattcaCTAATCACAATTTATCATTTAACAATAACTGCACGAACAGTTATTGGTTAAAAAAAACTGTAAACACAACAGGCATACTGAGCCATACTCTCTTTACCATCGAATGCAAGGTACATCTCCATCACTGTTTCCTTACTTCCAAATATTCAATAATAAAGTGCATGAGATAGGAATATCACATGAGTGAAGTTTGTAGTTTTCGATACATCATAAAGAAAACCATAACAAAATAATGTTTCCAATAACATAATGAATTCACAACCATGTACATCAGAATACAGCCCATGAGAAAGCCAATTTACTCCATAAATGCAATATGTGGGAACATGCTATTATGTGTGCGAGACTGCAAGTTAGAATTAACATACAAATAGATGTATGAAAATAAGTGGTAGTTGAATAAAATTGATAGAGTGGCTTAAATGGGAGGGTTGAAAAGTTCCTTACAATGTCACACAAAATCAGAAAAACAGTGCTACGAATGTGTCCATAAATACATTGTAACATGGGGGTCTTTCTTTTGTTAAGGAAATTGTTGGCTGAAAAATTGCAAAACTGCATGGCATTTCACGTGTACTGATTTTTGTAGCATATGATATAGCATAACTCTGCACaattattttatttccttgtatTTTAAGCATTCAAGTAAATTCGCATTATAATACACCAAATTTATCACTATCTTAGAAAATATGCTAATAACACAAACAGACTTAAAGGTATAATACACCGAATCTATCACTATCTTAGAAAATATGCTAATAACACAAACAGACTTCATGGAAACTTTTTGCATGGGAATATAAAAGTAAAActatcaaaaatatttaataaattgtaGAGATATTTTCTAGAAAGTAATCATCCACATCCACATTCCTTAAATTATCAGTTACTCACCAATACTCCCAATACTCCCGCTCCATCCAGGCAAATACTTTTGACCCTTTcctttccattcttcttcaaagCCAGCAAGTTCATCTGCAAAAACCGATGCAGAAATTTCAGTAATGCTGTCATACAAGGGCATAGAACCTACAGTAGTTAATGTATCACACAGCAAAAAAACGAAGTATAAGCTAACAAACCTTCATCAATGTTGTGTAAAGTCTGCATAGTATCCACTTTACCATCTGGATTAAGCTTTCTTGAGAAGGTGTGCCCCTATTAAACATaagaaaaaagttaaataaatgaaattaaggaCATGGTAAAAATCACTAAAGAAACACAGTGATTGGTatcccaaaaccaaaccaaccaaaTATAATATTGCCACCAAAGAGGATACCTTGTCATGCAGGCCTCTAGAAATCCTGTGGGAAGCTTGCCTTGTGGAGCTATCAGCCTCCTTGCTCTCCTCAAGTGTCACCTAACACAGTGAAGATAGAATCAGAAAATAACATTATGAAAATCCTGGATTCAGTCCAGCTTTAAATCTGCATAAAAGCTTACTCCGTCACTTCCAGTCCTCTTGGTCTTTGAAGAAGTATAATATGTTCCATTTGGACCACCATAGCTGACTGTTGAGCTCTGAAAGCAGAAGCTCTGTGTTTGAGGCTGAAGCTCAGTTGCATTGAAATTGTTGAACTCATTTCTACCCTGCAAATGTCGGATCTTCTTCCCTGCAGCATGAAACCCCATCCCCAATAAATATTAGCATAAGCAATATGTAAACTACAATTTTTTAGAGATAGAGCAAAAGCGTGAGCACCCGATGGTTAATGCTAAACACACAATACCTTCATGTTCATCATCTGGATGTTCTACAGAGGGTTCAACGCTTGACCTTCTATGCCTTTTtggattttctttcttttcttcggtCTCATCCTCATTTTCATCATCAGAGTCCAATTGCTGAATGATTGGGCCCCTTCGACTACTAGGCTCCGGAGCACGAGCTTGATTCTCATGAAACACAGATGGATTCATCTCCGGGCCGAAAGGAAACCCAGATGACAGCATATTCGGTGCAAAAGGAAAACCAGGCATCTGCATATTCTGCGCAAAAGGAAAATCAGGCTGCTGCATTTCTGAAGGAAAAGGAAAACCAGGCCGTTGCATTTCCCGGGAAAAAGGAAACCCAGATGGACCACTCATAATACTTGACTGGAACATCCCTCCAAAAGGGCTGGTGAAGAAAGGGTCGTCAAATGGGTCCCTTCCTCCAAACACACTTGACATCAAACTCCTAGAAGATCCAAAGCCTCCAAAACCACCGAAGTCAGCTAAAGGATCTCTGCCACCAGGCCCACCGCGTCCTTGCATTTTGCTATTCAAACTTTTACTGCAGTAATCACTGAAAGTAAAAGACTCATTTAACATAACATAATCACAACCGCAATAATGTATAAACCATACAAACAGTAATATTAATAAAAGATTCAGTTCAACACAATTTTAAAGAGCAATTCAATATAAACAAGCCCTATAATCTTCCAAATAAGTTAGTTACATTTTGAgatttcttttcaaaatattgaatacttCTAAGTGCAGTATTAGCTGTATAAACCATAAACCTATTTAGTACTGACATCTCTGAAATAAGTGTTTGAAACCGACACtgctaataatttaaaaaaataaataaataaataaatagaacctAATCAGAAGTGTTGGTGTCACTGAAGTGTTTCTAGTGGCTGTGCTTCATAGCCATAAATCAGTAATAAAGGATCCAATCCAAACACAAATTTATAGAACAATTCAACATGAACAAACCCTACTTAAAATCTTCCAATTAAATTACAATTTACGATTCCTTCGAAAACATTAAATACTTCTAAACTTCGGAAGCGAAATTTCCGTTTCAAACTACAACAGAATCATCATAATTCATTGAACGATCTAAGCAAAACAGAACACATTCAGCAATAATCAAACACAGAATCGATAAACTAGACATCAATTGAACTAATCGAGTTAAACACAACTATCggcgaaaattttcaaaaaatcagcaatAAGTGAAAAACCAAAACGAGATCAACGTGATCGAAGTTCGAAGCTCCAGTAAAAACgattgagaattgagagaaagatAAGTACCTCAGAAGCAATGGAAGAGAACGAAGCGAAGCCTCAGAGTGTTGATCAAGTAATTCGCTTTCACAATTCTGCAATTCTTTCTCGTAGAACTTTCTAGGATCATCtgttatatatgaaaatttgatGGGCTTTGTTTATTTAGTTCGAAATAACGAAATGGGCCCAACTATACACCGCCTTTGTCTGTAAAGTTCAACTTTATCAATTAGATGGTGTATGtaacaatttatttaaaatataaaatttgaattCTAACGTATAAATACCAGGGTAAAAAAGCTTAACAAAGTCTAAAAAGATATTTAACtgcaattataattaattttaaagttaCGTTTAAGAGTGGCCGTAATGTGTTGAAATATAAGTTTATAATAACAATATGATAAATCaggaaaatttaaatattaatcttCATAATGTGAAGTCaggatttctttaatttaatgaATGAGCAAACACTCCGACAAGATCATCAACTCTTTGAGCAATGGCTTTGAGGCCTTCAGACCCATGATATACAACATACATAAATGGCTAAATTACCTCTAGGGTcctttaacttatttaaatgtaaCAACGTGGTCCTTTATGTTATTTTTGCTCCACAATAGTCCTTTAAGTTACCTAACGTCCTCAACGTTGGACTTGGTCAAATGTCATGttaaaaaaagatgatgtgtccaTTAAGTTGTTGATGTGTCCAGTCCTATGTGTCCGCTATTCTtttatgtttaaaattaatttttttacgtTGTAACTCTAAAATAGAAGGAAGGTGAAGATATTAGAAGGTCACGCAGAAGGTGAAGAAAGTAGAAGGTCAAGCAGAAGGCGAAGGTGCTCGTAGACGACGACGGAGCTGAAGGCGAAGGTGCTCGTACACAAGAGCATTGCTGAGGTATGTATCACATATTCTAAACTGATTGTTGCTGAATGTGTGTTTGTCGTTGATAATAACAATGTTAGGGTTTGATACTCATTAGGTTGTTGGGTGTGTGTGTTGTTGACGTTAGCAATGTTAGGGTTTGATAATCATTAGGTTGTTGGGTTTGTGTTGTTGATGTTCTTAGGTCAATCTGGACA encodes:
- the LOC131637524 gene encoding uncharacterized protein LOC131637524 isoform X1: MQGRGGPGGRDPLADFGGFGGFGSSRSLMSSVFGGRDPFDDPFFTSPFGGMFQSSIMSGPSGFPFSREMQRPGFPFPSEMQQPDFPFAQNMQMPGFPFAPNMLSSGFPFGPEMNPSVFHENQARAPEPSSRRGPIIQQLDSDDENEDETEEKKENPKRHRRSSVEPSVEHPDDEHEGKKIRHLQGRNEFNNFNATELQPQTQSFCFQSSTVSYGGPNGTYYTSSKTKRTGSDGVTLEESKEADSSTRQASHRISRGLHDKGHTFSRKLNPDGKVDTMQTLHNIDEDELAGFEEEWKGKGQKYLPGWSGSIGSIGAGHSRQAEHAGQGGFLLPSSEHSHPVGSSQVRGEVGSSRAWERVRTDSNGRGAYHSGRQGQN
- the LOC131637524 gene encoding uncharacterized protein LOC131637524 isoform X2, whose protein sequence is MQGRGGPGGRDPLADFGGFGGFGSSRSLMSSVFGGRDPFDDPFFTSPFGGMFQSSIMSGPSGFPFSREMQRPGFPFPSEMQQPDFPFAQNMQMPGFPFAPNMLSSGFPFGPEMNPSVFHENQARAPEPSSRRGPIIQQLDSDDENEDETEEKKENPKRHRRSSVEPSVEHPDDEHEGKKIRHLQGRNEFNNFNATELQPQTQSFCFQSSTVSYGGPNGTYYTSSKTKRTGSDGVTLEESKEADSSTRQASHRISRGLHDKGHTFSRKLNPDGKVDTMQTLHNIDEDELAGFEEEWKGKGQKYLPGWSGSIGTGHSRQAEHAGQGGFLLPSSEHSHPVGSSQVRGEVGSSRAWERVRTDSNGRGAYHSGRQGQN